In Vibrio sp. STUT-A11, a genomic segment contains:
- a CDS encoding LysM-like peptidoglycan-binding domain-containing protein — protein sequence MNRRRKKKQQVDYVELIKQKYAAIDWKQPFNKSNWLERVEPVTAFWQRLPKFHQRALMVLMPLLFLLLIVPMPNKTEELVEQTQVIDHPRVAIELNAQSLSQQRTSQNSGPKSENWKEYQVKNGDTLAQVFRSNQLSMADLSSLVKIEGSDKPLSHIKQGQLIRFKFSDDGQLDMLQLEKGDHSVMFFRLSDGTFGRNK from the coding sequence ATGAATCGTCGCAGAAAGAAAAAGCAGCAAGTCGACTACGTCGAACTGATCAAACAAAAATACGCTGCTATCGACTGGAAGCAGCCGTTCAATAAAAGTAACTGGTTGGAACGAGTAGAGCCAGTGACTGCGTTTTGGCAACGCCTGCCTAAATTCCATCAACGAGCACTGATGGTGCTGATGCCACTGTTATTTTTACTTCTTATTGTTCCGATGCCAAACAAAACAGAAGAGTTAGTTGAACAGACTCAGGTTATTGATCATCCGCGAGTTGCGATTGAGTTAAATGCCCAGAGCTTGAGTCAGCAACGAACCTCTCAGAATTCAGGTCCAAAGTCTGAAAATTGGAAAGAGTATCAAGTCAAGAATGGCGATACGCTCGCTCAGGTTTTCCGCAGTAATCAATTATCCATGGCGGATCTCAGCTCGCTGGTCAAAATTGAGGGGAGCGATAAGCCGCTCAGTCATATTAAGCAAGGACAGTTGATTCGCTTTAAGTTCTCTGATGATGGCCAGCTGGATATGTTACAGCTGGAGAAGGGCGATCATTCGGTTATGTTCTTCCGCTTATCTGATGGAACCTTCGGCCGCAATAAATAG